Proteins found in one Drosophila innubila isolate TH190305 chromosome X, UK_Dinn_1.0, whole genome shotgun sequence genomic segment:
- the LOC117784594 gene encoding eukaryotic translation initiation factor 4E1-like: MKNFADLQTMFKSTVSAPNSEQMDTASDDAGTSEQQPTDTDTDTAADVDVAVAVAVAVADVKDVKDAESVETKSQEVGNSDECEISNEMVAHELMLKHPLQNVWTLWYLENDRTKSWEDMQNEITSFDTVEDFWSLYNHIKPPSEIKLGSDYSLFKKGIRPMWEDAANNNGGRWVIALNKILKDDLDKLWLDVLLCLIGEVFDRFDEICGAVVNIRGKSNKISIWTANGNNKEAILEIGHKLRDALRLGPQNLLQYQLHKDAMSKQGSNVKSTFTL, translated from the exons ATGAAGAACTTTGCCGATTTGCAGACCATGTTCAAGAGTACAGTAAGCGCTCCCAATAGCGAACAGATGGATACTGCCAGTGATGACGCTGGGACATCTGAACAACAGCcgacagatacagatacagatacagctgctgatgttgatgtggctgttgctgttgctgttgcagttgcagatgTTAAGGATGTTAAGGATGCTGAGAGTGTGGAAACCAAATCGCAGGAAGTTGGAAACTCAGATGAATGCGAAATTTCCAACGAGATGGTGGCACATGAACTTATGCTTAAGCATCCATTGCAGAATGTGTGGACTCTGTGGTATTTGGAGAACGATCGCACCAAATCCTGGGAGGATATGCAAAACGAAATCACTAGCTTTGATACAGTCGAGGACTTCTGGAGCCTATATAATCACATCAAGCCACCGTCAGAAATCAAATTGGGCAGCGATTACTCGCTCTTCAAGAAAGGAATACGCCCCATGTGGGAAGATGCTGCCAACAATAATGGCGGCCGTTGGGTAATCGCTCTCAATAAGATACTGAAGGATGACTTGGACAAATTGTGGCTTGATGTG CTACTTTGCTTGATTGGTGAAGTGTTTGATCGTTTCGATGAGATCTGTGGCGCTGTTGTCAATATACGTGGCAAGAGCAACAAGATATCAATCTGGACTGCCAATGGGAACAATAAGGAAGCAATTCTTGAGATTGGCCACAAGCTGCGCGATGCCCTACGTCTGGGACCCCAGAACTTGCTTCAATATCAGCTCCATAAGGATGCAATGTCCAAGCAGGGCTCCAATGTCAAATCGACATTCACATTGTAA
- the LOC117788843 gene encoding uncharacterized protein LOC117788843 codes for MKLLQVWILCLGICLCLCLGTGQARRLQQRREANAAPEPAPVPVPEQTQLPESELDGDDSARKEIFVSDATTTSKPLAIVAIKSRAIAMDRGLCQEQSRYRPHYPKCHQYCKKLDHWIGQCWRESCHCIS; via the coding sequence ATGAAATTATTGCAAGTGTGGATACTGTGCCTGGGAATTTGCCTGTGCCTCTGTCTGGGCACTGGTCAGGCCAGAAGACTACAACAACGGCGTGAGGCAAATGCGGCTCCAGAGccagctccagttccagtGCCGGAGCAAACGCAATTGCCGGAGAGTGAACTAGATGGAGATGACTCCGCTAGGAAGGAAATATTTGTATCGGATGCGACAACGACATCAAAGCCACTGGCCATCGTTGCAATCAAGTCGCGTGCAATTGCCATGGATCGAGGCCTCTGCCAGGAGCAATCCCGCTACCGTCCGCACTATCCCAAGTGCCATCAGTACTGCAAGAAGCTGGATCACTGGATTGGTCAATGCTGGCGCGAGAGCTGTCACTGCATCTCCTGA
- the LOC117787743 gene encoding protein cutoff-like, protein MICVTKIDGATSGTPQTLGYYRDPKTTEYPISLGKGNEYYNQPIPCVFEQFNCMKYLMPQRNSEEFDFCTNRGILVKMMTSFDFDFMAIKFRGCIYLKIKSAEESVHKREVLQRKLKQYLIVNTPCGIPDTNKSLDFNKQNYGTFSAKLGKFRLLYTADVIGVENSDPLGDLNDPDVLQQCKLTLVKLYPSYCQNWMNNYRMKRWLLQAHLVGIDQIKLAAYTSNGEIPLPITTESCGKLINEQEWCLFNHMTLLHHFLSEIKEVMSDVDCPYTTYVFELKNKSVFYECFEGKNKESFLDQEYIDFVLGS, encoded by the exons ATGATCTGTGTGACTAAAATCGATGGTGCAACTTCTGGGACGCCACAAACTCTTGGATATTACCGCGATCCGAAGACAACTGAATATCCGATTAGTTTGGGCAAGGGAAATGAATACTACAACCAACCAATACCATGCGTATTTGAACAATTTAACTGCATGAAATATCTTATGCCTCAGCGTAATTCAGAAGAGTTTGACTTTTGCACCAATCGTGGAATATTGGTTAAAATGATGACATCATTTGATTTTGACTTCATGGCTATCAAATTTAGAGGCTGTATTTATCTAAAGATTAAATCTGCTGAGGAGTCTGTTCACAAACGTGAGGTTCTTCAGAGGAAGCTGAAACAGTATTTAATAGTTA ATACTCCGTGTGGCATTCCAGACACGAACAAGTCCCTCGATTTTAACAAGCAAAACTATGGAACTTTTAGCGCCAAGTTGGGTAAATTTCGACTGTTATATACTGCGGACGTAATCGGTGTAGAAAATAGCGACCCATTAGGAGATTT aaATGATCCTGATGTACTGCAACAGTGTAAATTGACTTTGGTAAAACTTTATCCAAGTTACTGTCAAAATTGGATGAACAATTACCGTATGAAACGTTGGTTACTTCAGGCCCATTTAGTGGGAATAGACCAAATAAAGCTGGCTGCCTATACAAGTAATGGGGAAATTCCTTTACCTATTACTACCGAGAGCTGCGGCAAGTTAATCAAT GAACAGGAGTGGTGCCTCTTCAATCACATGACTCTTCTCCATCATTTTCTCAGTGAGATTAAAGAGGTTATGAGCGATGTTGACTGCCCTTATACGACCTACGTTTTCGAGTTAAAGAACAAATCGGTATTCTACGAGTGTTTTGAGGGGAAAAACAAAGAGAGTTTtcttgatcaagaatatattgaTTTTGTATTGGGATCGTAG